Proteins from a genomic interval of Stenotrophomonas maltophilia R551-3:
- a CDS encoding YceD family protein: protein MSANVPETLDAWRMVVARRRFDGQVSLAELTRLQGLVADTDGECVYSLEFGRDDILRVSYVELTIDTALPLTCQRSMQRFLLPVKVTQRLGLIRDEDEESSLPEEYEALLVPEDGQLRPLDLVEDELVLAVPVVPLSPDGEAVDKDWAPSEEETKKANPFAALAALKKQ from the coding sequence ATGTCCGCGAACGTGCCCGAAACGCTGGATGCCTGGCGGATGGTTGTAGCGCGAAGGCGCTTCGACGGTCAGGTCTCCCTGGCTGAATTGACCCGCCTGCAGGGGTTGGTCGCCGATACCGACGGTGAGTGTGTCTACTCGCTTGAATTCGGTCGCGACGACATCTTGCGGGTATCCTATGTGGAACTGACCATCGACACCGCGTTGCCGCTGACCTGTCAGCGCAGCATGCAGCGATTCCTGTTGCCGGTGAAGGTGACCCAGAGGCTTGGCCTGATCCGCGACGAGGACGAGGAATCGTCCCTGCCGGAGGAATACGAGGCGTTGCTGGTGCCGGAAGATGGCCAGCTGCGTCCCCTGGACCTGGTCGAAGACGAGTTGGTGCTGGCGGTGCCGGTGGTACCGCTGTCGCCCGACGGTGAAGCAGTCGACAAGGACTGGGCACCGAGCGAAGAAGAAACAAAGAAGGCCAACCCGTTTGCGGCGTTGGCGGCCTTGAAGAAACAATAG
- the rpmF gene encoding 50S ribosomal protein L32, with product MAVQKSRVTPSRRGMRRAHDALSAKQLSTDPTTGEVHLRHHITADGFYRGKKVIQTKTSAVEED from the coding sequence ATGGCTGTCCAGAAATCCCGTGTCACCCCGTCCCGCCGCGGTATGCGCCGTGCGCATGACGCCCTGAGCGCCAAGCAGCTGTCGACCGACCCGACCACCGGCGAAGTGCATCTGCGTCACCACATCACTGCCGATGGTTTCTACCGCGGCAAGAAGGTCATCCAGACCAAGACCTCGGCCGTCGAAGAAGATTGA
- a CDS encoding Maf family protein translates to MPLILASTSRYRRELLQRLGLPFDCTRPDVDETPLDGEAPLALATRLAAAKAAGVAARHPDAWVIGSDQVADLNGQPLGKPGTVEAACAQLKAMSGHTVRFHTAISLTRNRESFTAMDLTEVRFRALDEDEIARYVAAEQPLDCAGSFKCEGLGISLFEAIDNRDPTALVGLPLIALCGLLRKAGYAVP, encoded by the coding sequence ATGCCGCTGATCCTGGCCTCCACCTCCCGCTACCGCCGTGAACTGCTGCAACGGCTGGGCCTGCCCTTCGACTGCACACGCCCGGACGTGGATGAAACCCCGCTGGACGGCGAGGCCCCGCTGGCCCTGGCCACGCGCCTGGCAGCCGCCAAGGCCGCCGGGGTGGCTGCCCGTCATCCCGACGCCTGGGTGATCGGCTCCGACCAGGTGGCCGACCTGAACGGCCAGCCGCTGGGCAAGCCCGGCACGGTCGAGGCGGCCTGCGCCCAGCTGAAAGCGATGTCCGGGCACACCGTGCGCTTCCATACCGCCATCAGTCTCACGCGCAACAGAGAATCCTTCACGGCGATGGACCTGACCGAAGTGCGTTTCCGCGCGCTGGACGAGGACGAGATCGCCCGCTACGTGGCCGCAGAACAGCCACTGGACTGTGCCGGCAGTTTCAAGTGCGAGGGCCTGGGCATCAGCCTGTTCGAGGCCATCGACAACCGCGACCCGACAGCACTGGTCGGGCTGCCGCTGATCGCGCTGTGCGGGCTGCTGCGCAAGGCGGGATACGCGGTGCCCTGA